A region of Nakaseomyces glabratus chromosome E, complete sequence DNA encodes the following proteins:
- the EMW1 gene encoding tetratricopeptide repeat-containing protein EMW1 (CAGL0E01573g~Ortholog(s) have cytosol, nucleus localization), which translates to MDTLLFTHLLLASPPDELDRLKLHTEQDQCIHAYARNILEGNSHNVVEDILKNVGTFLDADGDILAALDSYTDRIISEDLSKALILAIASLQLFAQNNYTGPKADLNITKLIFNIDENEMLHKSFISLLSSAGQMAYEYMDDPIALTLALLLLEKITSQKSLFNYQNDDELPPTVEISEDQSPFDCIAHWWRARALLAQLSVLPEMYGVQPAVVASIYDNINLVKNINLNIEEVSEEKLRKSLYVIYYLESVKCSLMINTEHHALPALTKVKKLTDFNFVLTGARAKRTKYQQKAVSGLLILAKSKFFSNQPKENISTQPDVLQLNSEILLEKPTYEDIANEPLDDQIFKKQKFENDGIVEDKLLPVAIRQENIPLELQEIDPNAQPTLSDYDNIQLLLRLYTLRQTSPAFDPLVEEELGALVGRIIYQEGPKNWTIFSRALWERSVIETTKAKTIERGILQMQSLVEELGLKISTTLLPKATDPEYESSMPRLKYIHQIPFIPRWELDAKLAEKYMSLGVLKSAVEIYERLGMSCEAALCYAAVGDEKKAEQMLLNRIESTPNDARAYSILGDIRQDPSLWEKSWSIGKYVNAKNSLARYYFNPPPNANIEKNYGLALKHLNDSLRQYSLSFETWYFYGCIALECNKMEIAAEAFTRCTALDPTHAMSWSNLSAAYVQQGKLKEAHSCLKQAISSDSQKNWRIWENFLLVSVKLDEWEDVLAACKQLIEIKKDKSGEQAIDLPVVEKLVELLVTSDYPKPNEEGEVKFTYFQRSCMDFICNTLPSVITTDARCWKLAARVELWRKRPWASLECEEKAYRAVSHNPDMDVDERVWNEVVEVCSDLVAAYESLGEMEGKHGEGSLVCKDWKYKCRSTIKALMSRGKSRWEDTDGWEKLLELREQL; encoded by the coding sequence ATGGATACGCTACTTTTCACCCACTTGCTTCTAGCCTCGCCACCTGATGAGTTGGACCGCTTGAAACTACACACTGAACAGGATCAATGCATACATGCTTATGCAAGAAATATCTTAGAAGGTAATTCGCACAATGTTGTCGAGGATATATTGAAAAACGTTGGAACATTCCTTGATGCTGATGGAGATATTTTGGCCGCATTGGATAGCTACACTGATAGGATTATCAGTGAAGACCTAAGCAAAGCTTTGATCCTTGCCATTGCATCATTACAGTTGTTCGCTCAGAACAATTATACTGGTCCCAAAGCTGACCTAAACATCACAAAACTGATCTtcaatattgatgaaaatgagatGTTACACAAGAGCTTCATTTCATTGCTCTCTTCAGCTGGTCAAATGGCTTACGAATATATGGATGATCCAATTGCTCTGACTCTCGCTCTGTTGTTATTGGAGAAAATAACTAGCCAGAAGTCCTTGTTCAACTACcaaaatgatgatgaattaCCACCAACGGTTGAAATCAGTGAGGACCAGAGTCCATTTGATTGCATTGCTCATTGGTGGAGAGCCAGAGCTTTATTGGCCCAATTGTCAGTTTTACCGGAAATGTATGGTGTCCAACCAGCAGTAGTGGCATCTATCTATGACAACATAAACTTGGTTAAGAACATAAACTTAAATATAGAAGAAGTTTCAGAGGAGAAACTAAGAAAAAGCTTATATGTGATTTACTATCTTGAAAGCGTTAAATGCTCTCTTATGATTAACACCGAACATCATGCCTTGCCAGCATTAACAAAAGTTAAAAAGTTAAcagattttaattttgttcTAACAGGTGCTAGAGCTAAAAGAACCAAATACCAACAGAAGGCCGTATCTGGTCTATTAATTCTTGCgaaatcaaaattcttCAGCAACCAgccaaaagaaaatatatcaacTCAACCAGATGTGTTACAATTAAATTCAGAAATATTGCTAGAAAAACCCACTTATGAAGATATTGCCAATGAACCCTTAGATGATCAGATATTCAAGAAgcaaaaatttgaaaacgATGGAATTGTAGAGGATAAATTACTACCTGTAGCCATTagacaagaaaatattcCACTTGAATTACAAGAGATCGATCCGAATGCCCAACCTACACTTTCAGATTATGACAATATCCAACTGTTACTACGACTATACACCTTAAGACAAACCTCTCCGGCTTTTGATCCTCTTGTTGAAGAGGAGCTTGGTGCGCTAGTCGGTAGAATTATTTACCAGGAAGGACCAAAAAACTGGACTATCTTCTCTAGAGCACTATGGGAAAGATCTGTGATTGAAACTACTAAGGCCAAAACTATCGAGAGGGGTATTTTACAGATGCAATCTTTAGTAGAAGAACTAGGGTTGAAAATATCAACCACTTTGTTACCTAAAGCAACTGATCCAGAGTACGAAAGCTCTATGCCAAGATTAAAATACATCCATCAAATTCCATTCATACCAAGATGGGAACTAGATGCCAAATTAGctgaaaaatatatgtCTCTTGGTGTTTTGAAGTCGGCTGTTGAGATATATGAGCGGTTGGGAATGAGCTGTGAAGCTGCGTTATGTTATGCTGCTGTAGgtgatgaaaagaaagctGAACAAATGTTATTGAACAGAATCGAATCCACACCTAATGATGCCAGGGCCTATTCTATACTTGGTGACATAAGACAAGACCCCTCTCTATGGGAGAAAAGTTGGTCAATCGGTAAATATGTCAACGCCAAAAACTCGTTGGCtagatattattttaaCCCACCACCAAACGCCAATATAGAAAAGAATTACGGTTTAGCTTTGAAACATCTGAATGATTCCTTGAGACAGTACTCATTAAGCTTTGAAACTTGGTATTTCTATGGTTGCATCGCTCTTGAGTGCAATAAAATGGAAATAGCTGCCGAAGCCTTCACTAGATGTACTGCATTAGATCCAACACATGCTATGTCTTGGTCCAACCTGAGTGCTGCCTATGTCCAACAAGGTAAACTAAAGGAAGCACATAGCTGTCTGAAGCAGGCTATATCCAGTGACTCTCAAAAGAACTGGAGGATATGGGAGAATTTCTTGTTAGTGTCTGTTAAATTAGATGAATGGGAGGATGTTTTAGCTGCATGTAAGCAACTGATCGAGATCAAGAAGGATAAGAGTGGGGAACAGGCTATTGATCTACCTGTTGTTGAAAAATTGGTAGAGCTCCTTGTTACATCAGATTACCCGAAACCAAATGAGGAAGGTGAGGTTAAGTTTACATATTTTCAAAGGAGTTGCATGGATTTTATTTGCAATACACTTCCATCCGTTATTACAACTGACGCAAGATGTTGGAAGTTAGCTGCAAGGGTAGAGCTGTGGCGTAAGAGACCTTGGGCTTCCCTAGAATGCGAAGAGAAGGCATATCGTGCTGTCAGCCATAACCCAGACATGGACGTCGACGAGAGAGTATGGAACGAAGTTGTCGAGGTTTGTAGCGATCTAGTTGCTGCGTATGAGTCTCTGGGCGAGATGGAAGGCAAACATGGCGAGGGCAGTTTAGTCTGCAAAGATTGGAAGTATAAATGTAGGTCCACAATCAAGGCATTGATGAGCAGAGGTAAGAGCAGATGGGAGGATACAGACGGCTGGGAGAAGTTACTCGAATTACGTGAACAATTGTAA
- the HRT1 gene encoding SCF ubiquitin ligase complex subunit HRT1 (CAGL0E01567g~Ortholog(s) have protein binding, bridging, ubiquitin protein ligase activity): MDQMEVDSEEVPKKKFQIKKWTAVAFWSWDIAVDNCAICRNHIMEPCIECQPKAMTDTDNECVAAWGTCNHAFHLHCINKWIKTRDACPLDNQPWHLARCGR; encoded by the coding sequence ATGGACCAGATGGAAGTGGACTCCGAGGAAGTTCCCAAGAAGAAGTTTCAGATCAAGAAGTGGACTGCTGTTGCTTTCTGGTCGTGGGACATAGCTGTGGATAACTGTGCGATCTGTAGGAACCACATCATGGAACCGTGTATAGAGTGTCAGCCGAAGGCAATGACTGATACAGATAACGAATGTGTGGCCGCGTGGGGTACGTGTAACCACGCCTTCCATTTACACTGTATAAACAAGTGGATTAAGACGAGAGATGCCTGTCCGCTAGATAACCAGCCTTGGCACTTAGCCAGGTGTGGGAGGTAG
- the GAS4 gene encoding 1,3-beta-glucanosyltransferase (CAGL0E01595g~Putative glycoside hydrolase of the Gas/Phr family; predicted GPI-anchor) yields the protein MSTTMQVFILWVLFLGVGQCYLNPITIQNKHFVDSVTGEPFFIKGVDYQPGGAAGINGESDPLSDPKKCARDIVLFQELGINTVRVYSINPDLDHNICMSMLSMAGIYLILDVNSPLPNQHLNRYEPWKTYNPLYLEHVFKVVSQFSGYNNTLGFFAGNEVINDEESATNSPIYVKKLIGDIKEYIAITCDRLIPVGYSAADDLNYRVSLSQYLECSTNSNKVYDSVDFYGVNSYQWCGEQTIRTSGYDKLIEAYRNYTKPVMLSEFGCNRVLPRQFGEVEVLYSKEMYTVFSGGLVYEYSQEPNNYGLVKINHDGSVRMLPDFVTLQEKYKKIALPNRDQLHKELEGQSIGLKRNVLCLDKYENLEISGKTENDIPAKAIKTGIQVKRGHILELLNSNTLQVQFEIFDVYGQRWQGPKIVTPITRKTSNKKENEAKTNGANGTSESLLIESIFTMLLMVIAVQCIIL from the coding sequence ATGTCAACTACAATGCAAGTCTTCATTTTATGGGTGCTTTTTCTCGGAGTTGGGCAATGTTACTTGAATCCGATAACTATACAAAACAAGCATTTTGTTGATTCTGTAACTGGTGAGCCTTTCTTTATAAAGGGTGTGGATTATCAACCGGGAGGAGCTGCGGGCATTAATGGTGAATCGGATCCTCTATCAGATCCCAAGAAATGTGCTCGGGATATTGTGTTGTTTCAAGAGCTCGGCATAAACACTGTACGTGTTTATTCGATCAACCCTGATCTCGACCACAATATATGCATGAGTATGTTGTCAATGGCTGGTATATATCTCATTTTGGATGTGAATTCGCCATTACCAAACCAGCATCTCAATCGGTATGAACCTTGGAAGACATATAATCCATTATATCTTGAACATGTATTTAAAGTTGTGTCACAGTTCTCGGGATACAATAATACTTTAGGATTTTTTGCTGGTAATGAAGTTATTAATGATGAAGAGTCAGCAACTAACTCTCCTATTTACGTCAAAAAGTTAATAGGTGATATTAAGGAGTATATTGCAATCACATGTGATAGATTAATACCTGTTGGTTATTCTGCCGCGGATGACCTCAACTATCGGGTTTCATTGTCTCAATACCTGGAATGCTCTACGAACTCTAATAAGGTTTATGACTCCGTGGATTTCTACGGTGTCAACTCGTACCAATGGTGTGGTGAGCAAACAATTAGGACATCTGGATATGATAAACTAATTGAGGCATATAGGAACTATACAAAGCCGGTGATGCTGTCTGAGTTTGGTTGCAATAGGGTTCTTCCCCGTCAGTTTGGCGAAGTTGAAGTCTTGTACTCAAAGGAAATGTACACAGTCTTCAGTGGAGGGTTAGTCTATGAGTATAGTCAAGAGCCTAATAATTATGGTCTAGTAAAGATTAATCACGATGGCTCTGTAAGAATGTTACCTGATTTTGTGACTTTACAAGAGAAATATAAGAAAATCGCTTTGCCCAATCGTGATCAACTCCATAAAGAGTTGGAAGGTCAATCCATTGGTCTTAAGAGGAACGTTTTGTGTCTGGATAAATATGAGAACCTCGAAATTAGTGGCAAAACTGAAAATGACATACCTGCAAAGGCAATCAAGACTGGAATTCAAGTTAAAAGAGGTCATATTCTTGAGCTTCTAAATTCTAATACTTTACAAGTACAATTCGAAATATTCGATGTATATGGTCAAAGATGGCAAGGACCTAAAATTGTCACTCCAATCACTAGGAAAACAAgtaacaaaaaagaaaacgaGGCGAAGACGAATGGAGCCAATGGAACCAGCGAGTCTTTGTTGATTGAAAGCATTTTCACCATGTTACTAATGGTAATAGCAGTTCAgtgtattattttatag